In Silene latifolia isolate original U9 population chromosome 6, ASM4854445v1, whole genome shotgun sequence, the genomic window tgagtcaagcataccattgacgatacatatttctgtttcgtcaaagagctttcattaccttcgagcacgaggctagggcaccctccttacacattttgtttggattggtatccctctcgcaaatcggggtttgattgcttggtgtgtaacccaaccttttaagccaaaacccgtgtcagcattatgcctaaaataatgaaactgtgagtgcttatgtgctatatgatcataagtccttccgtgtcattttcaaactttcaaaaaacatctttttgcgccgttataatggccatttcaaacctcggtcttttgtcgaccgttgcttttcaacacgcctttctaggccgtcgtaatgacaattttcaaacccggtttttataaccatttcgacacgccttcctaggccgtcataatgacgattttttttggtgaaaatgtgaatATCATTAAAATCAAACATAGTACACCATACACTTTTCATACTCATCATAAGCTAAGCCACTAATCTATTACATTAATGTGTTGTAGCCAAGCCTTATATTTCATGCTTCCCTTAACAAAATCTCCTTTGTTCACTCTAAATTTCACCAACTGCTGTACTCCTTTCACAACTGTTCGTTGTTGAGTAATGTAATGCTCCAACCTACATTTGTTCCTACAGTCCCAAATGCTGTATATGAGACCTGAGATTGCCGCCATTACCACCTGCTTTTTCAGCAATGAGCGACACCTCCAACGAATAATCCAGTCCATCACATCTCCCTGCCACTGAATCTGTAGCCAAGTCTGCAATTGCATCAGACACTGCAAACTAAACAAGAAATCAAAGAACAGATGACTGTGTGTTTCCAATTGCATTCCACACAGATAGCACACACCAGCAGTGCTAACACCAAACTTTTGCAGCCTATCCTGCGTTAAGAAACGTTGTTGAACATAAATCCAAGTACTAAAGTTATGCTTGGGCACGCATACTCTATTCCAAACCATAGGTACCCAATCCTTCTTTGGACAAGGACCAAGTAACCACTGATACCCCTTCTGAATAGAATAATTTCCATCCCAAGCTCCATTCAAAAAACCTGGCTTAAGCATGTCCTTAACCTTGCAAATCTGTCTCCACGTCCAACTAGAATTCTGAGTAGGTTCATACATCCACCAATCACATTGCTTTATATAAATGTGATGCACCCATTGAACCCAGAGACTCACCTTCTTACTATGGATCCACCACGTATATTTGCCAATCAGAGCAACATTCCACAAATGGCAATTGATTATACCTAAACCACCCTGTTCCTTAGGTAAACATCAAGTCTCCCAAGCAACAGGAGGAGAATGCTTAAACTCAGCATGCCCAACCCATAGGTAATTCCTGCAGATGCACTCCATCTTGTGAATGACTCCTTTTGGTAACAAAAAAATCCTAGCCCAATAAGCATGCATCTGAGTTAGAACAGCCTTAACCAAAACCAGCCTCCCAGCATAGCTTAGGTGTTTAGCTCCCCAACCTCTAATCCTTGCTACAATTTTGTCCACTACCCTATTGCAATCAGCAACACTCAGTCTCTTGGAGGAAATTGGGACACCCAAATATCTAAAAGGGAATTGCCCCAACTTAAACCCTGCAAGCCTGACAATTTTGGTAGCTAGGTTGTCATCAACACCATTCAAATACATATCTGACTTTGCCTTATTCATACACAGGCCAGAAGCTTCAGAGAAAGTCAGAAAAGCTCTCAAAATGATAGTAATTGAAGCTGTATCAGCCCTGCAGAACAACAAAAGATCATCTGCAAAGGCAAGATGACTTAGCTTCAACCCCCTACATAAGGAATGATACTTGAAATCAGGTTTCTCAGTAACAACCCTGAGAATCCTAGAAAAATACTCTAAACATAGCGTGAAAAGCAAAGGAGACATGGGATCCCCTTGCCTCAAACCCCGTTGTCACTTAAAGTACCCAAAATGTGACCCATTCAAAGAAATGGTGAAGGAAGTTGTGGTAACACACACCATAATCCACTGAATCATCTGATCAGGAAACTCAAGAGCAATCAACATATCCCTAAGAAAGGCCCATTCAATGGAGTCATAAGCCTTTTTTAGATCAATTTTAAGCATGGCCCTAGGTGTGCAAGATTTCCTCccataaagccttaccaaatcttgacaaataagaatattattgatgtgaccataattgacgcatatttagcccccgaattaccattgtttccatgctttttagtgcctatttgggtcatttcttatctttagttctttgttttgcatattctttgagattttgatcccttggtaggaaaggagtaagaatcttgcattttcatggcaaaacgaggctaaattgattgtattcaatgaccaagcatcaagaagagacaagactagaaggcctttgtacatattatagtagaagaacaatgttgagaaaggatccttgcgtccccaaggaaatccccaaggaatttatgaagaaaagggaagaaaagaagaagaattgaagctgaccaacaatccgaacggattgcagacaatccgcccgtccagccagcacaatccgagcgtccctccttggaatccgctcggattccccctcaacaatccgagcgtccctctcctgaatccgctcggattgcacagcccaaatctggccgtcccgactctaatccgcacggttcacgcaaaagacggatttcattcttcaagctacgaaaagagaagcccttctctcggaaaataccgggtcctccttgctcaacttaaaagtgtaattactagtttagcccttagttaaccctaatgcatcctccctaattttcactataaataccccattagtctaattagaggagcatgttcttcttatcaatatttagagtagttaatatcaatcaaatctctcttcaatattgtaatcaagtattaatcaagttttaatccaagttttagttctttaatctctctcttgttcttcctttattttgggtaattagaagattattgggtttattgggagattgacaaccttccatcaatcatcaagttcttctattattctttgcattattattttggaatcattagtaggtataatctcttaatcccattttaattattgctaattactttcatttattcatcatgtttcatattgttggtatgattgacaaccttgctagcatgatcaacatgataatgagtgagtagtctcttagctagggtttaatgggtgattaggggaaaccaacatgggggatgattcatgcttaaatcaatatgctttcatatcttatttgcttgcttgttttgatcttaatacatacacatgttatatttgatgaaatgctaagcctatgaatccttgcatttactatcatctcctatcttttcaatgagacttgtaagacataacccaactcgagtcttgttagaccatgcatgtgttgagtaggaaagattaagtcgacttataggtgttgtacaatctaatcgattcggctccgggacccaaactttcctaggattgtaagacataacccaactcaatccatcacaacaataattgcttgcttataatttgagaacatgtttgtatgatcatatcccatgattcccctatgatcccatgacaccctagtgcctttaatcaattgtttacaccccttattttattcatcttgctagtttattttcattgttattttagtttagtaaccttctacatcaacccaatttgtgacacccctagacactactagttacaatagaattctcatttcaatacccgtcccttgggatccgacctttacttgcctctttactaattgtagagttgtttgtgaagtataaattgtgttttgtatcgaccattgaccaacgaccacatatacttaattgtgaacacgaaatggcctcgatcaaaaatggcgccgttcttaggggacggtgtttaattgatttaagatttcttttattgttattagttgtgtctttttcaccttggggaagtagaactcctcaaggtttgttctaattgtttttgagttgtttgatattttgcatgtctagaaggttacaaggtgatttgttaccttttgaccgtgaaatcgaaagaaccttgacgaataataggagacttgttaggaggaatttgagaggtgttggtgaagttgttcaacccactagtgagtttgtcaatcctttcgcaatagaaggagaagagaacccattacacaatatcccacaaaatccacctacaatgcctaaattctcgtcacactctatacccaccgaggagaatctaccaaatggtactcctacaccgcaacatctaaccggaaattttattgccaagtccgccttcatccaattagttgagaggagccaattcgggggaatgcctagtgaagaccctcattctcatatggaaaccttttgcgattattgtgatgctatctctcaaacgggcgtgactcaagaccaaattagatgggtcttatttcctttttcgttaatcggcaccgcaaagcaatggttgaagggccttgataaggccacccttggaatagattcttggaagaagttagctctagctttctacaaaaacttctacccaccggaaaagaccaacatgctaagagctcaaattacgggttttaagcaaagggatgaagaatctttgtatgaagcttgggagcggttcaaaggtgtttgtcgctcatgtcctcaccatggacttagcgaatggtttttggtacaacaattttggaatggtttatatgaagattcaaggaacattctcaatatgggatcaaatggaatgttcaccgaagttgatgacaatcaaacatggaacaagattgaggaaatggcggtccataattcacaatatagtagacctcgcaaggctactagaggaggaaagtatgaagtggactccgttactcaattgggtgctcaacttagtgctcacattgacacaatcaacttgaaatttgaacaagctatggctagacttgaggaaaactcaaaatcgtcaaagcatcatgtcaatgccatgacggcatcctcatcaatcccaagtgggatatgtgagaattgtggaactttgggtcatgacccaagtgagtgtaggggaacaaccgaacaagttaatgctttccaagcttacaaaagtggtaccccttattcaaatttttacaatgaaaacaccaagtttcatccaaatctctcatacaaaagccaaaatgttcaaaaccctcaaacaacatacactccaccacccatgagaaaccaaaatcaaagacccttttacaatcaaaaccaaggttaccaaaatcaaaatccatacaatcaccaaaatgaccaaggttttgatgtccaaaaaaaggtcctccaaatgcaaaagaatcaacaagaatttttcactcaaatgcaaaaagatagccaagcaaaagacaccaccatcaacaacattctatctcacaccaagatgttggaaacacaattgactcaactagcatcttcaagctcacaaagacaaaaggggcaattaccacctcaaagtaatccccctagacatgaaacggttagtgccattcacttgagaagtggtacaaggtatgaggcaccgaagaagcaagttgaggatgaagttgtgcaagctagtgaaaaggaagaaattgtgcaaagccccaaagaaggggaatcatcaaaagaagaaagttcaaagaaaaatgaagacaaggccaaagagaaggagcccattgtgattagacttccttttccaagtcgtcaagccaagcccaaatttgatgatcaacttggaaagttcatggagattgtgaagaatttagaagtctcaattcctttcacggagttaatcaatcacgttccggccaatgcaaagtatatgaaagatatcctcacaaagaagaagtcgatccggaaacttgagactatcgccttcactaaggtaggtagtgcaatacttcaagggagttcacctccaaagt contains:
- the LOC141588252 gene encoding uncharacterized protein LOC141588252 translates to MLKIDLKKAYDSIEWAFLRDMLIALEFPDQMIQWIMVCVTTTSFTISLNGSHFGILRVVTEKPDFKYHSLCRGLKLSHLAFADDLLLFCRADTASITIILRAFLTFSEASGLCMNKAKSDMYLNGVDDNLATKIVRLAGFKLGQFPFRYLGVPISSKRLSVADCNRVVDKIVARIRGWGAKHLSYAGRLVLVKAVLTQMHAYWARIFLLPKGVIHKMECICRNYLWVGHAEFKHSPPVAWET